A region from the Pempheris klunzingeri isolate RE-2024b chromosome 17, fPemKlu1.hap1, whole genome shotgun sequence genome encodes:
- the LOC139216651 gene encoding C-reactive protein-like, whose translation MRLSAVLFLVATCTALTVGVTTKTLIFPKETANSYVELVPKKPLNLKAFTLCMRVATELSGEREIILFAYRTESFDELNVWRELDGRLSFYLAGKGVFFKVPQLGALQTHLCVTWDSRSGAAAFFMDGIKSLTKIYKKDHTVRPGGKVILGQDPDRYLGDFDAKQSFVGEISDVNMWDSVLSDSTIQDMFTGKRVPRGNVFDWESTEMKINGEVEVIDHEL comes from the exons ATGAGACTTTCAGCCGTCCTTTTCCTCGTTGCCACCTGCACGGCGTTGACCG TGGGTGTCACCACGAAGACCTTGATATTCCCCAAAGAGACCGCTAACAGTTATGTTGAGCTGGTCCCTAAGAAACCCCTGAACCTGAAGGCCTTCACTCTGTGCATGCGTGTGGCCACAGAGCTCAGCGGGGAGCGTGAGATCATCCTGTTTGCGTACCGGACTGAAAGCTTCGATGAGCTGAACGTGTGGCGTGAACTGGATGGCAG GTTGTCCTTCTACCTGGCTGGAAAGGGGGTTTTCTTCAAAGTCCCTCAGCTCGGAGCCCTGCAGACCCACCTGTGTGTCACCTGGGATTCCAGGTCAGGTGCTGCTGCCTTCTTCATGGATGGGATCAAAAGCTTGACCAAAATTTACAAAAAGGATCACACTGTCCGCCCCGGAGGGAAGGTCATCCTGGGACAGGATCCGGATCGTTACCTCGGAGATTTTGATGCCAAGCAGAGTTTTGTTGGGGAGATCAGTGATGTTAATATGTGGGACTCTGTCCTCTCAGACAGCACCATCCAAGACATGTTCACTGGGAAGAGGGTACCAAGAGGAAACGTTTTCGACTGGGAAAGCACAGAGATGAAAATTAACGGGGAGGTGGAGGTCATTGACCATGAGCTGTAG
- the LOC139216650 gene encoding C-reactive protein-like, with translation MRLSAVLFLVATCTALTVGVTTKTLIFPKETANSYVELVPKKPLNLKAFTLCMRVATELSGEREIILFAYRTESFDELNVWRELDGRLSFYLAGEGVFFKVPQLGALQTHLCVTWDSRSGAAALFMDGIKSLTKIYKKDHTVRPGGKIILGQDPDRYFGDFDAKQSFVGEISDVNMWDSVLSDSTIQDMFTGKRVPRGNVFDWESTEMKINGEVEVIDHEL, from the exons ATGAGACTTTCAGCCGTCCTTTTCCTCGTTGCCACCTGCACGGCGTTGACCG TGGGTGTCACCACGAAGACCTTGATATTCCCCAAAGAGACCGCTAACAGTTATGTTGAGCTGGTCCCTAAGAAACCCCTGAACCTGAAGGCCTTCACTCTGTGCATGCGTGTGGCCACAGAGCTCAGCGGGGAGCGTGAGATCATCCTGTTTGCGTACCGGACTGAAAGCTTCGATGAGCTGAACGTGTGGCGTGAACTGGATGGCAG GTTGTCCTTCTACCTGGCTGGAGAGGGGGTTTTCTTCAAAGTCCCTCAGCTCGGAGCCCTGCAGACCCACCTGTGTGTCACCTGGGATTCCAGGTCAGGTGCTGCTGCCCTCTTCATGGATGGGATCAAAAGCTTGACCAAAATTTACAAAAAGGATCACACTGTCCGCCCCGGAGGGAAGATCATCCTGGGACAGGATCCGGATCGTTACTTTGGAGATTTTGATGCCAAGCAGAGTTTTGTTGGGGAGATCAGTGATGTTAATATGTGGGACTCTGTCCTCTCAGACAGCACCATCCAAGACATGTTCACTGGGAAGAGGGTACCAAGAGGAAACGTTTTCGACTGGGAAAGCACAGAGATGAAAATTAACGGGGAGGTGGAGGTCATTGACCATGAGCTGTAG